The Nitrospira sp. genome window below encodes:
- a CDS encoding type II toxin-antitoxin system PemK/MazF family toxin: MAKLRKLPRRGDVYWVALDPTVGSEIKKTRPAVIVSNDSCNTFGSRVVVLPLTSNVDSLYPGEAMVVVNGKSARVLGDQIRSLDKSRVQSKIDTLSQEELAAVEEAIRITLALQP; this comes from the coding sequence GTGGCCAAACTGAGGAAGCTACCCCGTCGAGGAGATGTCTACTGGGTTGCGCTGGATCCGACGGTTGGGTCAGAGATCAAGAAGACCAGACCAGCGGTGATCGTTTCTAACGATTCCTGCAACACCTTCGGCTCTCGCGTGGTTGTCCTGCCGCTTACCAGCAATGTCGATTCCTTGTATCCCGGTGAAGCCATGGTCGTCGTCAACGGCAAGTCGGCTCGTGTGTTGGGCGATCAGATCCGATCGTTGGATAAATCACGAGTGCAATCGAAAATCGACACATTGAGCCAAGAAGAGCTGGCCGCCGTCGAAGAGGCGATCCGCATCACGCTCGCCTTGCAGCCTTGA
- a CDS encoding BrnA antitoxin family protein: MKKSSSKKRSKTNWEKIDAMSDHDIDYSDIPELGKAFFKHATLVLPEPKATVTMRVDRKVLDWFKAQGRGYQTRINALLRAYMEAHKT, translated from the coding sequence GTGAAAAAGTCCTCTTCCAAGAAACGCTCAAAGACCAACTGGGAAAAAATTGACGCGATGTCCGACCATGACATCGACTACTCTGATATTCCCGAACTCGGGAAAGCGTTTTTCAAGCATGCAACCCTTGTCCTGCCCGAGCCGAAAGCCACCGTGACCATGCGCGTGGATCGGAAAGTATTGGATTGGTTCAAAGCGCAGGGACGTGGCTACCAAACTCGCATCAACGCGCTGCTCCGAGCCTATATGGAAGCGCATAAGACGTGA